The window GCTTGATCCAGCGGCGGCCGAACTCACCCGCGAAGAAGTCACCGTCGTAGGCCTCGGGGAACTTCACCTTGGAGTCGAGGTCGGGGTCGTAGCGGTAGACCGGGCCCGCCATGGGGGACTCGGATCCGGTGCCGAACTCGGGCACGGAGCCGCCGTCGTAGGGGATCCAGGCGGCCTGCGCGGGCGGCAGGTCGGTGAGGCCCGTGTTGTACGGCGAGGAGTTCTTGGGGGCGGCGCAGTCGAACTTCTCGCCGGACTCCTTGGTGGCGAAGTCGTAGTCGAGGTAGGCGTCGTTGTTGCCGGTGCAGAACGGCCAGCCGAAGTTGGCGGCCTTCGTCACCTTGGCGAACTCGACCTGTCCCGCCGGGCCCCGCTTCGGGTCGGCGGCGCCCGCGTCGGGGCCGTAGTCGCCGACGTAGACGATGCCGGTCTTGTCGTCGACGCTCATCCGGAACGGGTTGCGGAAGCCCATCGCGTAGATCTCGGGACGGGTCTTGTCCGTGCCCGGGGCGAAGAGGTTGCCGTCCGGGACGGTGTACGAGCCGTCCTCGGCGACCTTGATCCGCAGGATCTTGCCGCGCAGGTCGTTGGTGTTGGCGGAGCTGCGGCGGGCGTCGAAGGCGGGGTTGCGGCCCTCGCGGTCGTCGATGGGCGTGTAGCCGTCGGAGGCGAAGGGGTTGGAGTCGTCGCCGGTCGACAGATAGAGGTTGCCGGCCGCGTCGAAGTCGATGTCGCCGCCGACGTGGCAGCAGATGCCGCGGGAGGCCGCGACGTCGATGACCTTCTTCTCGCTGGCCGCATTCAGCGTGCCGTTGGCGTTCAGGGTGAAGCGGGAGAGGCGGTTGACGCCGTCGAACTTCTTGAAGTCGTCGGCGGTGCCGGTCTCCGGGGCGTCGCCCGCGGGGGTGTCGAGCGGCGGGGCGTAGTAGAGGTAGATCGCCCGGTTGTTCTTGAAGTCCGGGTCGATGCCGACGCCCTGGAGGCCCTCCTCGTCGTGGCTGTAGACGTCGAGCTTGCCGGCGATCTTGGTGACGCCGCCCTGGTCGGTGAGGCGCAGTGTGCCGTCGCGCGAGGTGTGCAGGACGCTGCGGTCCGGGAGCACGGCGAGCGACATCGGCTCGCCCATCTCGGGTTCGCCCTTGGCGAGCGGCACCTGCTGGAACTGCCCCTCGGCGGCTGCCGGATCGTCGTGTTCCGGGTGCCCGGGGTGGGCGCCGGCGACGGTGGCGGGGGTGCCCACGGCCAGGAGCAGGCCGGTGAACAGGGCGACGGTGGCGCGAAGCCCAGAACGCCTGGGATGCCTGGAATACCTGGGGGTGCGGGTGCTTCTGAGTCTGGTTCTGTGCACGAAGTCCCTCCGGGAACGGGGTGGGCCGTACGGGGTGGGTGCGTAGACGTGCGGTGCGTAGACGTGCGGTGCGTGGACGTGCGGTGCGGGCGCCGGGGTGCGCCGTCACCCCGGAGGTGTCCTGGTTCAGCTGTTGAACGCCGCGTCGAAGGACGCGCTCGGTGGGTCGAAGTCGAAGGCCTTCAGCCGGGTCAGCGCCTCGGGCGCCCCCTGGAGCCGGTCCATGCCGGCGTCCTCCCACTCGACCGAGACCGGGCCCTGGTAGTCGATGGAGCGCAGCATCCGGAAGACGTCCTCCCACGGGACGTCGCCGTGCCCGGCGGAGACGAAGTCCCAGCCGCGCCGCGGGTCGCCCCAGGGCAGATGGGAGCCGAGCCGGCCGTTGCGTCCGTCGAGGCGCTTGCGGGCCTCCTTGCAGTCGACGTGGTAGATCCGGTCGCGGAAGTCCCAGAGGAAGCCGACCGGGTCGAGGTCCTGCCACACGAAGTGCGAGGGGTCGAAGTTGAGGCCGAAGGCGGGGCGACGACCGACCGCCTCCAGCGCGCGGGCCGTCGTCCAGTAGTCGTAGGCGATCTCGCTGGGGTGCACCTCATGGGCGAACCGCACGCCCTCGGCGTCGAAGACGTCCAGGATCGGGTTCCAGCGGTCGGCGAAGTCCTGGTAGCCGCGTTCGATCATCGCGTCGGGGGCGGGCGGGAACATGGCGACCAGGTGCCAGATGGCGGAGCCGGTGAAGCCGATGACCGTGTCGACACCGAAGGCGGCCGCGGCGCGCGCGGTGTCCTTCATGCGGTCGGCGGCCCGCTGCCGTACGCCTTCCGGGTCTCCGTCGCCCCACACCGCGTCCGGCACGATGGCCTGGTGGCGTTCGTCGATGATGGCGTCGCAGACGGCCTGGCCGACGAGGTGGTTGGAGACGGCCCAGCACTTGAGGCCGTACTTGTCGAGCAGGGCCCGGCGGCCGTCGAGATACCCCGGGTCGGAGAGCGCCTTGTCGACTTCGAAGTGGTCGCCCCAGCAGGCGAGTTCGAGGCCGTCGTAGCCGAAGTCGCGGGCGAGCCGGCAGACCTCCTCCAGGGGCAGGTCCGCCCACTGGCCGGTGAACAGCGTGAACGTACGCGGCATTGCGCGTCAGCCTCCTCAGACCGCGATCGGGGTGTAGACGGAGTTCTTCTCGGCGCTCTCCTCGACCGCCGCGAGCACGCGCTGCACCTGCAGCCCGTCGGCGAAGGAGGGTTCGGGGCGGCGGCCCTCGGCGACGGCGTGGACCAGGTCGCGGGCCTGGTGGACGAAGGTGTGCTCGTAGCCGAGGCCGTGGCCCGGCGGCCACCAGGCATCCAGGTAGGGGTGGTCGGGTTCGGTGACGAGGATCCGGCGGAAGCCGGCCTCGGCGCCCGGCTCGGTGCCGTCGTGGAACGACAGTTCGTTCAGCCGCTCCAGGTCGAAGGCGAGCGAGCCGCGCTCCCCGTTGAGCTCGATGCGCAGGGCGTTCTTGCGGCCGGTGGCGTAGCGGGTGGCCTCGAAGGAGGCGAGGGCGCCGGAGGGGAAGCGGGCCGTGAACAGGGCGGCGTCGTCCACGGTGACCTGGCCGGTGCCGGCCGAGGAGACCGCGGCCAGCCCGCTGGTGGCGCCGGTGGGCAGCGGCCGCTCCCGTACGAAGGTCTCCGTCAGCGCGGAGACGCCCGCCAGCCGCTCCCCCGTCAGATACTGCGCGAGGTCGATGATGTGCGCGCCCAGGTCGCCGAGCGAGCCCGAGCCGGCCTGCTCCCTGCGCAGCCGCCAGGTCAGCGGGAAGTCCGGGTCGACGAGCCAGTCCTGGAGGTACGACACGCGCACGTGCCGCAGCCTGCCCAGGCGGCCCTCGACGACCATCCGGCGGGCCAGGGCGGTGGCCGGCACCCGGCGGTAGTTGAAGCCGACCATCGCCACCTGGCCCCGTGCCTGCGCCTCCTCGGCCGCGCGTTCCATCGACGCGGCCTCCTCGACGGTGTTGGCGAGGGGCTTCTCGCACAGGACGTGCTTGCCGGCGGCCAGGGCGGCGAGGGCGATCTCGGCGTGACTGTCGCCGGGGGTGCAGATGTCGACGAGGTCGATGTCGTCCCGTTCGACGAGGGCACGCCAGTCGGTCTCGACGGACGCCCAGCCGTGCCGGTCCGCCGCCGCCCGCGCGGCGGTGGCGTCCCGGCCGCAGATCGCGGCCCGCACCGGGTTCAGCGGCAGGTCGAAGACGCGGCCCGCGGTGCGCCAGCCCTGGGAGTGGGCGGCGCCCATGAAGGCGTAGCCCACCATCCCCACGCGCAGGGGTGGCTTGCCTGCCTCCTCGGTCCCTTCTGACTGCTGCTGCGGCTGTCCCATGTGGGAGTCCTCCTCGTCCTGGTCGGGGTCGCGCACGTGGGGGGTGCGGGGGCGGAACCGGTCACTGGAAGCCGGTGGGCATGTACTGGTCGACGTTCGTCTTGTCGACGACGGCCGAGTAGAGCGTGATCGACGCGGGGATCTCGAACTCGGCCATGCCGCCGACGCCCTTGCCCTGGCCGAGGGCGCGGGCGAGGTCGATCGCGGAGGCGGCCATGGTCGGCGGGTAGAGCACCGTCGCCTTGAGCACACCGTCGTCCTGCTTGATGGCCTGGAAGGCGGAGAGCGCTCCGGCCCCGCCGACCATCAGGAAGTCGTCGCGCCCGGCCTGCTCGATGGCGCGCAGCGCGCCCACGCCCTGGTCGTCGTCGTGGTTCCACAGCGCGTCGAACTTCGACTGGGCCTGGAGCAGCTGCGCCATCTTGGCCTGCCCGGACTCGACGGTGAACTCGGCGGCCTGGCGGGCGACCTTCTTGATGTTGGGGTAGTTCTTCAGGGCGTCGTCGAAGCCCTTGGTGCGCTGCTTGGTCAGCTCCAGGTTGTCCAGGCCCGCCAGTTCGATGACGCGGGCGCCGGACTTGCCCTTGAGCTTCTCGCCGATGTAGTGCCCGGCGTTGAGGCCCATGCCGTAGTTGTCGCCGCCGATCCAGCAGCGGTAGGCCTGCGGGGTGTTGAAGATCCGGTCGAGGTTGACGACCGGGATGCCCGCGCGCATCGCCTTCAGCCCGACCTGGGTGAGGGCCTTGCCGTCGGCGGGCAGCACCACCAGGACGTCGACCTTCTTGTTGATGAGGGTCTCGATCTGGCCGATCTGCTGGGCGGTGTCGTTGGAGCCCTCGGTGATCTCCAGGGTGACGTCCGCGTACTTCTCGGCCCGCTCCTTGGCGTTGTCGTTGATGGCGTTGAGCCAGCCGTGGTCGGCCTGCGGTCCGGCGAAGCCGATGGTGACCTTCTTGCCCGGCTTGTCGTCGGCGGCGGGCTGGTCGTTCCCGGCCGGCTCGTCCTTGGAGCCGGAGGGCTCGTTGCTCGTGCAACCCGTGATGAGGGCACCGGCGGAGACGGCGGCGGCCCCGAAGAGCAGTCCTCTGCGGCTCGTGATCTCTGTCATGGCGGTGAACCCTTTCCTCAGGTCGTGCTCGCGGTACGGCGCTGGACCAGCACGGCGGCGACGATGATCGCGCCCTTGGCGATCTGCTGGACGTCGCTCTGCAGGTTGTTCAGGGCGAAGATGTTGGTGATCGTGGTGAAGATCAGGACGCCCAGGACGGAGCCGACGATGGTGCCCCGGCCGCCGCTGAGCAGGGTGCCGCCGATGATCGCGGCGGCGATGGCGTCGAGTTCGTAGAGGTTGCCGTTGGTGTTCTGGCCGGAGCCGGCCAGCACGATCAGCAGGAAGGCGGCGATGCCGCAGCACAGGCCGGACAGCAGATAGAGGTAGAGCCGCTGGCGGCGTACGTCGATGCCGGCGAGCCGGGCGGCCTCCGGGTTGCCGCCGACGGCGACGGTGCGGCGGCCGAAGGTGGTGCGGTTGAGCACCAGCCAGCCGATGACCGTCACGACCGCGAAGACCAGGACCAGGGGCGGGATGCCGAGGACGTAGGCGTCGCGCTCGCCGAGGTCGAGGACGGAGGGCACGGTGACGATCTGGGTCTTGCCGTCGGTGATCTGCAGGGCGAGACCGCGGGCGGAGGCCAGCATGGCGAGGGTGGCGATGAACGGCACCATCGCGCCGTAGGCGATGAGCACCCCGTTGACCAGCCCGCAGCCGACCCCGACGATCATCGCCGTGAAGAGGATCCCGACGAAACCGTACTCCTGGGTGGCGACCGTCGTCGCCCACACGGAGGCGAGGGCGACGATCGCGCCGACCGACAGGTCGATGCCGCCGGAGACGATGACGAAGGTCATGCCGACGGTGACGACGCCGATCACGGAGGCCTGGGTGAGGACGAGTTGCAGGTTGCGGGTGTCGAGGAACTCGTCGGGCTTGGTGATGCCGCCGATCAGGATCAGCGCGGCGAGCACGCCGAGCAGGGAGAGGGTGCGGACGTCGGCGCGGAACAGCAGGCCGCGCCAGGCCGGGGGCTGAGCCTCGGGCACCTTGTCGGTGCTGTCCCGCGGTGGGGAGACGGGCTGCGTCATGACGCCGGGCTTCCTTCCATGACCAGGTCGAGTACGCGGTGTTCGTCGAGTTCGCGCGCGGGTGCCGTGTGGACGACACGGCCCTCGCGCAGCACCAGGACGCGATCGGCGAGGCCGAGCACCTCGGGCACCTCGCTGGAGACCAGCAGCACGGCGAGGCCTTCGTCGGCCAGCCTGCGGACCACGGCGTACAGTTCGGCGCGCGCGCCGACGTCGACGCCGCGGGTGGGTTCGTCGAGCAGCAGCACCCGGCAGCCGCGCAGCAGCCAGCGGGCCAGGACGGCCTTCTGCTGATTGCCGCCGGACAGGGTGCGCACGGGCACGGACGGGTTGTCCGGCCTGAGCGACAGCTCGCGCGTCGCGGCCCGGGCGGCACCGAGTTCGGCGCGCCGGTCGATCCAGCCGCCGCGCGAGAAGCGGGACATGGAGGAGACCGACACATTGCGGGTGACGGACTCCAGCATCAGCAGGGCCTGGGCCTTGCGTTCCTCGGGGGCGAGCCCGAGTCCGGCGCGGACGGCGGCCCGTACGCTGCCCGGCCTCAAGGGCCGTCCGTCGACGAGGACCTGACCGGACGTCGGTTTGCGAGCTCCGTAGACGGTCTCCAGGATCTCGGAGCGGCCCGAGCCGACCAGTCCGGCGAGGCCGACGATCTCGCCCGGCCGTACCTCCAGGTCGAAGGCCTCGAACTCCCCTTGCCGAGCCAGCCCTTGAATCCGGAGAACCGATTCTCCGGTCGGCGGGGAGACGGGCCGGTCGGGGAAGACGTACTCGACGTTGCGGCCCGTCATCAGCGCGACGACCTCGCGGGTCGGTGTCGACTTCGCCGGGAGCCCGTTCGCGACGGCCCGTCCGTCCTTCAGCACGGTGACCCGGTCGCCGATGCGCCGGATCTCCTCCAGCCGGTGCGAGATGTAGACGACGGCGACTCCGCCGGCGGTGAGATCACCGACGATGCGGAAGAGGTTGTCGACCTCGTCCGGGTCGAGGGCGGCGGAGGGCTCGTCCATCACGATGAGCCGCACATCGTGGGAGAGCGCCCGCGCCATGGACACGATCTGCTGCTGCGCGGCCGACAACTCCCCGACGAGACGGGCCGGATCGACCTCCGGATGCCCGAGTCGCTTGAGCAGCCGGGCGGTCGACTCGCGCGCCGTCCTCCCGCGTACGACGAACCCGGCTGTGGTCGGCTCATGCCCGAGGTGGACGTTCTCGGCGACCGACAGATGCTCCACCAGGTCGAGTTCCTGGTAGATGGTGGCGATGCCCAGGCGCATGGCGGCGATCGGCGAGCGGAGCGTGACCTCCTCACCGCGCCAGCGGATGGTGCCGGTGTCGGGTTGGTGGGCACCGGCCAAGACCTTGATGAGGGTCGACTTGCCCGCGCCGTTCTGGCCGAGCAGGCAGTGCACCTCACCGGCCTGGACGTCGAGGTCGACGCCGTCGAGCGCCCGGACTCCGGGGAACGACTTGGTGATGCCGGACATGCTGAGCAGCGGTGGTTCTGGTGCCATGCGAATTCCCCTTGGCAGGCGTGCGGGCCGGTTCAGGGCAGGGCGGAGCGGAGCGGAGCAGGGCACTGTGCAGGGCGCGGTACAGGTACGCCGTACGGAACTGTGCGCTTACGCAGGTGAGAACAGGTGATCGCTGATGAGCCGGGCCGCGCCGATGACACCGGCGGCGGGTCCCAACTCGCCCAGGACGATGGGCAGATTGCCGGTCGCCAGCGGCAGCGACTGGCGGTAGACCTGGGTGCGGATCGCGGCGAGCAGGGTGTGGCCGAGACCGGTCACCCCGCCGCCGATCACCACCAGGCCCGGGTTGAAGAAACTGACCAGGCCGGCGATGACCTGGCCGGTGTGATTGCCGCCCTCGCGGATCAGGTCGAGGGCGGTGGCGTCGCCCGCGGCGGCCGCGGCGGCGACGTCGACGGCGGTGAGACCGCCGTTCGTCTCCAGACGTGACGCCAGCTCGGCCGAAAGTCCCTGCTGGGCGGCCTCCGTGGCGTCGCGGGCGAGGGCCGCCCCGCTGAAGTGGGCCTCCAGGCAGCCCCGGTTGCCGCAGGCGCAGGGCCTGCCGTCGGGCACGGCCTGGATGTGCCCGATGTCGCCGGCGCTGCCCGTCGTGCCGCGGTAGACCTCACCGCCGACGACGATGCCGCAGCCGATGCCGGTGCCGATCTTGACGCAGAGGAAGTCGGCGACGGTGCGGGCGACGCCCGCGTGCTGCTCCCCCATCGCCATGAGGTTCACGTCGTTGTCGACCATGACCGGGCAGCCGAGTTCCTGGCTGAGCGCCTCCCGCACGGGGAAGCCGTCCCAGCCGGGCATGATCGGCGGTGCCACCGGGATGCCCTCGGGGAAGCGGACCGGGCCCGGGACGCCGATGCCGGCGCCGTCGAACCCCTCCGCGAGCCCCGAGGCCTTGAGCTTGGCGGCCATGGCCAGGACCTGTTCGAAGACCGCGACCGGGCCTTCGCGTACGTCCATGGGCTGGTTGATGTGGCCGAGCGTCTCCAGTTCGGCGTTGGTGACGGCGACGTCGACCGAAGTCGCGCCGATGTCGACGCCGAGGAAGCGCAGACCGGGGTTGAGCCGGATGTTGTGGGAGCGGCGGCCGCCGCGCGAGGCGGCGAGTCCGTCGGCCACGACCAGCCCCGTCTCCAGCAGCCGGTCCACCTCCACGGCGAGCTTGGACCGCGAGAGGTCGACCTGGTCGCCCAGCTGGGCACGGGAGTTGGGGCCGCCGTCGCGCAACAGCGTGAGCAGTCGGGCCTGGTGGGCGTTTCCGGGTCGTGCGGTCATACGTCTCACGAGCCCCTCCCCGCCTCGATCGGCCTGTGCGCGCCGGTTTTCCGCCACATCAGTGGCTTGCTTTCGGAGGGAACGTAGCAGCGGCTGCCGGAGGTGGGAAGAAGTCGCGCAGGAATTGGGCTCTACTTTTTCCACTCACAGGACAAAGACACGAGGGGCGAGCCTTACCCGGCAGGTAATCGACCGTGAGCGCGGCCCAGGTCAGGCTGGCACCAGCACGCGTCGTCGACGTCCGGAGGTCCCGTATGACCGACACTCCTGCCCCCGAGGCCCTGTTGCGGGCGGTTCCCTTCGCCGGGAAGCTGGGCATCGCCCTCGAGGAGGCCGCCCCCGCCCGGGTCAGGGCCGCGCTTCCCTGGGCTCCGGAGTTGTGCACGGTGGGCGGCGCCCTGCACGGCGGAGCCCTGATGGCGCTCGCCGACACGGCCGGCGCGGTCTGCGCGTTCCTCAATCTGCCGCCGGGCGCGGGCACCTCGACGGTCGAGTCGAAGACGAACTTCTTCCGCGCCGTGCGGTCGGGCGTCGTCCGCGCCGAGGCACGGCCCGTGCACGTGGGGCGCTCGTTCCTCGCCGTCCGGACGGACCTGCACGACGAGGAGGGCACCCTGGTGGGCCAGACGACGCAGACCCAGGCGGTGCTGACAGCCCGCTGAAGGGAGCGAGCGCTACGAACGCGCCCGCGCGTGGTACGACCGCCGTGTGTGCTCGGTGTGTTCGCGCATCAGCTGAGTGGCCCGCTGTTCGTCCCGGCCCGCGATCGCGGCGATCAGTTCGCGGTGTTCGATCCAGGACTGGTGGCCGCGCTGGCGGGCCACCGGCGTGTAGTACCAGCGCACGCGCCGGTCCACCTGGGCGGCGAGTTCGGCGAGGACGGCGTTGCCGGCGAGTTCCATGATCTTGGCGTGGAAGCGGGCGTTCATGGCGACGGCGCTGTCCACGTCGTCCGCCTCGACGGCCTTCTCGCCCTCGGCGCACAGGGATTCCAGGGCCGTGAGCCCCGCGCTGGTCGCGTTGGCCGCCGCGAGCCGGGCCGCCTCGGCCTCCAGAAGCGTACGGACCGTGAGGAGCTGGTCGGCCTCCTCCTCCGTCGGTTCGTGCACGAACGCGCCCTGGGCGGGCCGCAGATCGACCCACCCCTCGGTGTTCAGCCGTTGCAGCGCCTCGCGCACCGGCTGCCGGGAGACCCCCAGATGCCCGGCGAGTTCGCTCTCGACGAGGTGCTGGCCGGGCTGGAGGGCCCGGGTGGTGATGAGTTCGAGGAGTGCCTCGTAGACACGGTCACGCAGCGGACCCGGGCGTTCCAGCTTGGGTACCGCCCCCTGGGGCAGGCCTGTCGACAGCATCGCGGTCCCCCTCCTCGGCAGGGCCGTGCACAGCGCGGCGGCCACCGGTGCCGCCGCAGAGTCAGTATCGATTGTCTTTCGTCTACAGTCTACGGCGCACAAAGGCCAGGGTTCGGGGCAGTTGGCCGCGTCACACCCCTGCGGCCGGAGGGCTCAGGGGCAGCGCACGACCTGTCCCGCGTACGACAGGTTCCCGCCGAAGCCGAACAGCAGGACCGGGTCGCCGGTGGAGACCGCGCCCTGTTCGACGAGCTTGGAGAAGGCGAGCGGGATGCTCGCGGCGGAGGTGTTGCCGGACTCGGTGACATCGCGCGCGACGACGGCGTTCACCGCGCCGATCTTCTCGGCGAGGGGTTCGATGATGCGCAGGTTCGCCTGGTGCAGCACGACCCCCGCGAGGTCGGCCGGCTCGAGACCGGCCCGCTCGCACGCCCGGCGCGCGATGGGCGGCAGCTGCGTCGTCGCCCAGCGGTAGACACTCTGCCCTTCCTGGGCGAAACGGGGCGGAGTGCCCTCGATCCGCACAGCATGACCCATCTCGGGCACCGAGCCCCACAGCACCGGCCCGATGCCGGACTCCTCGGCGGCCTCGACCACCGCGGCCCCGGCCCCGTCCCCGACGAGCACGCAGGTGGTGCGGTCGCTCCAGTCGGTCACCTCGGACATCTTGTCGGCCCCGATGACCAGCGCCCGGCTCGCGCCCCCCGCGCGAACGGCGTGGTCGGCGGTGGCCAGGGCGTGGGTGAACCCGGCGCACACGACGTTGAGGTCCATGGTGGCCGGGTTCGGCATCCCGAGGCGGGCCGCGACCCGGGCGGCCATGTTGGGCGAGCGGTCGACGGCGGTGGAGGTGGCGACCAGCACCAGGTCGATGTCGGCGGGGGCGAGGCCGGCCGCCGCGAGGGCCTTGGCGGCGGCGTGGGCGGCCAGCTCGTCGACGGGTTCGTCGGGCCCGGCGATGTGGCGGGTACGGATTCCCACCCGGCTCCTGATCCACTCGTCACTGGTGTCCACCGTGCCCGCCAGGTCCTCGTTGGTGAGCACCTTGGCGGGCTGGTAGTGGCCGACGGCGGCGATGCGCGAGCCGTTCATATGGGTGGGTCCCCCTCGTTGCCTTGGGTAGCGTGACCCACCAGTCTGAGCAGTGACTCACGGGTACGACGGCAGCCAAGGCAACAGGAAACGAGCACCAGGCTTGTCAGCTTCGGTCAGGACCCCGGACGCCCACGCACCTGTCGAACGTCTACCCGGTGAAGAGCTGCGTGGCCTTCCGGACGAGCTCGTACAGCCCGTAGGCGAGCGGTACGCCCACCCACACCCAGGCGAAGGCGATCAGCCACCGCCGGTCCGGGCTAGGCGGACTCTGACTGCTGCTGGACACGATCGGCCTCCTTCGGCTGCGGGACGTGATGACGGGGGTCGACGGGCCGGACGAGCTCGTTGGCGACGAAGCCGACGACGAGCAGGCCGATCATGATGACGAACGACAGCCCGTACAGGGACGCGCCGTGCCGGCCCGCCTCCTCCTGCCGGTCGGCGATCCAGTTCACGATCAGCGGCCCGAGCACACCGGCCAGGGACCAGGCCGTGAGCAGCCGCCCGTGGATGGCGCCGACCTGGTACGTCCCGAACAGGTCCTTCAGATACGCCGGGATCGTCGCGAAGCCGCCGCCGTAGAAGGACAGGATGACCAGCGCGCACAGGATGAACAGCGGCTTGGAGGTGTCGCCGAACAGGGCGATGAGCGCGTACATCACGGCGCCGACGCCCAGGTAGACGCGGTAGATGTTCTTGCGGCCGATCAGGTCGGACGTCGAGGACCAGCCGATGCGGCCCGCCATGTTCGCCGCCGACAGCAGGGCGACGAAGCCGGCGGCGGCCGTCACGGACACCGGGGTGGAGGTGTCCGCGAAGAAGTCCGTGATCATCGGCGCGGCCTTCTCCAGGATGCCGATGCCGGCGGTGACGTTCATGCAGAGCACGGTCCACAGGAGCCAGAACTGGGGAGTGCGCAGCGCCTGTTTCGCGGATACCTGCGGGCCGGTGGGGGCTTGTCGCGCAGTTCCCCGCGCCCCTGAGGCATGAGGCGGAACCCGGACCAACAGCACGCCCAGCAGCATGAAGACCGCGTACGACAGCCCGTGCACGAGGAAGGCCACGGCGATGCCGGAGCTGTCACCGCCGAAGGACTCCAGCATCTGCGCCGACCACGGCGAGGCGATCAGCGCACCGCCGCCGAAGCCCATGATGGCGATGCCGGTGGCCATGCCGGGCCGGTCCGGGAACCACTTGATCAGGGTGGAGACGGGAGAGATGTAGCCGATGCCGAGGCCGATGCCGCCGACGAAGCCGTAGCCGAACACGATCAGCCAGTACTGCTCCAGGGACGCGCCCAGCGCGGAGAGCAGGAAGCCGGACGAGAAGCAGATCAGGGCGACGGTCATCGCCCAGCGGGGGCCGTTGCGTTCCACGAGCGTGCCGCCGAACGCGGCGGACAGGCCCAGCATGACGATGCCCAGCTGGAAGGGCAGCGCGCTCTGCGTGCCGCTGAGTCCGAGCGCGGACTCCAGGGGCGGTTTGAACACGCTCCAGGCGTAGGCCTGGCCGATGGAGAGATGTACGGAGAGAGCGGCGGGCGGGACGAGCCAGCGGCTCCAGCCCGGGGGCGCGACTGGGGGACTCATGATTCCC of the Streptomyces koelreuteriae genome contains:
- a CDS encoding sugar phosphate isomerase/epimerase family protein — its product is MPRTFTLFTGQWADLPLEEVCRLARDFGYDGLELACWGDHFEVDKALSDPGYLDGRRALLDKYGLKCWAVSNHLVGQAVCDAIIDERHQAIVPDAVWGDGDPEGVRQRAADRMKDTARAAAAFGVDTVIGFTGSAIWHLVAMFPPAPDAMIERGYQDFADRWNPILDVFDAEGVRFAHEVHPSEIAYDYWTTARALEAVGRRPAFGLNFDPSHFVWQDLDPVGFLWDFRDRIYHVDCKEARKRLDGRNGRLGSHLPWGDPRRGWDFVSAGHGDVPWEDVFRMLRSIDYQGPVSVEWEDAGMDRLQGAPEALTRLKAFDFDPPSASFDAAFNS
- a CDS encoding Gfo/Idh/MocA family protein, with protein sequence MGQPQQQSEGTEEAGKPPLRVGMVGYAFMGAAHSQGWRTAGRVFDLPLNPVRAAICGRDATAARAAADRHGWASVETDWRALVERDDIDLVDICTPGDSHAEIALAALAAGKHVLCEKPLANTVEEAASMERAAEEAQARGQVAMVGFNYRRVPATALARRMVVEGRLGRLRHVRVSYLQDWLVDPDFPLTWRLRREQAGSGSLGDLGAHIIDLAQYLTGERLAGVSALTETFVRERPLPTGATSGLAAVSSAGTGQVTVDDAALFTARFPSGALASFEATRYATGRKNALRIELNGERGSLAFDLERLNELSFHDGTEPGAEAGFRRILVTEPDHPYLDAWWPPGHGLGYEHTFVHQARDLVHAVAEGRRPEPSFADGLQVQRVLAAVEESAEKNSVYTPIAV
- a CDS encoding substrate-binding domain-containing protein, whose protein sequence is MTEITSRRGLLFGAAAVSAGALITGCTSNEPSGSKDEPAGNDQPAADDKPGKKVTIGFAGPQADHGWLNAINDNAKERAEKYADVTLEITEGSNDTAQQIGQIETLINKKVDVLVVLPADGKALTQVGLKAMRAGIPVVNLDRIFNTPQAYRCWIGGDNYGMGLNAGHYIGEKLKGKSGARVIELAGLDNLELTKQRTKGFDDALKNYPNIKKVARQAAEFTVESGQAKMAQLLQAQSKFDALWNHDDDQGVGALRAIEQAGRDDFLMVGGAGALSAFQAIKQDDGVLKATVLYPPTMAASAIDLARALGQGKGVGGMAEFEIPASITLYSAVVDKTNVDQYMPTGFQ
- a CDS encoding ABC transporter permease — translated: MTQPVSPPRDSTDKVPEAQPPAWRGLLFRADVRTLSLLGVLAALILIGGITKPDEFLDTRNLQLVLTQASVIGVVTVGMTFVIVSGGIDLSVGAIVALASVWATTVATQEYGFVGILFTAMIVGVGCGLVNGVLIAYGAMVPFIATLAMLASARGLALQITDGKTQIVTVPSVLDLGERDAYVLGIPPLVLVFAVVTVIGWLVLNRTTFGRRTVAVGGNPEAARLAGIDVRRQRLYLYLLSGLCCGIAAFLLIVLAGSGQNTNGNLYELDAIAAAIIGGTLLSGGRGTIVGSVLGVLIFTTITNIFALNNLQSDVQQIAKGAIIVAAVLVQRRTASTT
- a CDS encoding sugar ABC transporter ATP-binding protein, with the protein product MAPEPPLLSMSGITKSFPGVRALDGVDLDVQAGEVHCLLGQNGAGKSTLIKVLAGAHQPDTGTIRWRGEEVTLRSPIAAMRLGIATIYQELDLVEHLSVAENVHLGHEPTTAGFVVRGRTARESTARLLKRLGHPEVDPARLVGELSAAQQQIVSMARALSHDVRLIVMDEPSAALDPDEVDNLFRIVGDLTAGGVAVVYISHRLEEIRRIGDRVTVLKDGRAVANGLPAKSTPTREVVALMTGRNVEYVFPDRPVSPPTGESVLRIQGLARQGEFEAFDLEVRPGEIVGLAGLVGSGRSEILETVYGARKPTSGQVLVDGRPLRPGSVRAAVRAGLGLAPEERKAQALLMLESVTRNVSVSSMSRFSRGGWIDRRAELGAARAATRELSLRPDNPSVPVRTLSGGNQQKAVLARWLLRGCRVLLLDEPTRGVDVGARAELYAVVRRLADEGLAVLLVSSEVPEVLGLADRVLVLREGRVVHTAPARELDEHRVLDLVMEGSPAS
- a CDS encoding ROK family transcriptional regulator; protein product: MTARPGNAHQARLLTLLRDGGPNSRAQLGDQVDLSRSKLAVEVDRLLETGLVVADGLAASRGGRRSHNIRLNPGLRFLGVDIGATSVDVAVTNAELETLGHINQPMDVREGPVAVFEQVLAMAAKLKASGLAEGFDGAGIGVPGPVRFPEGIPVAPPIMPGWDGFPVREALSQELGCPVMVDNDVNLMAMGEQHAGVARTVADFLCVKIGTGIGCGIVVGGEVYRGTTGSAGDIGHIQAVPDGRPCACGNRGCLEAHFSGAALARDATEAAQQGLSAELASRLETNGGLTAVDVAAAAAAGDATALDLIREGGNHTGQVIAGLVSFFNPGLVVIGGGVTGLGHTLLAAIRTQVYRQSLPLATGNLPIVLGELGPAAGVIGAARLISDHLFSPA
- a CDS encoding PaaI family thioesterase, producing MTDTPAPEALLRAVPFAGKLGIALEEAAPARVRAALPWAPELCTVGGALHGGALMALADTAGAVCAFLNLPPGAGTSTVESKTNFFRAVRSGVVRAEARPVHVGRSFLAVRTDLHDEEGTLVGQTTQTQAVLTAR
- a CDS encoding GntR family transcriptional regulator, with the translated sequence MLSTGLPQGAVPKLERPGPLRDRVYEALLELITTRALQPGQHLVESELAGHLGVSRQPVREALQRLNTEGWVDLRPAQGAFVHEPTEEEADQLLTVRTLLEAEAARLAAANATSAGLTALESLCAEGEKAVEADDVDSAVAMNARFHAKIMELAGNAVLAELAAQVDRRVRWYYTPVARQRGHQSWIEHRELIAAIAGRDEQRATQLMREHTEHTRRSYHARARS